From a single Gemmatimonadota bacterium genomic region:
- a CDS encoding transposase: MPPTRPPYPSELKRQIIELVRAGRSPAELAREFEPTAQTIQNWIRQADRDEGLRADGLTSSETEELRVFRRENKQLRIEREILSKAAAWFAAETDAIPKKSSRS, from the coding sequence ATGCCACCAACACGCCCACCTTATCCGTCCGAGTTGAAGCGCCAAATCATCGAGCTTGTGCGCGCTGGTCGCTCTCCGGCTGAACTGGCCAGAGAGTTTGAGCCGACCGCTCAGACCATCCAAAACTGGATACGCCAGGCTGATCGAGATGAAGGACTTCGAGCAGATGGTCTAACCAGTTCTGAGACAGAAGAGTTGCGTGTTTTTCGACGTGAGAACAAGCAGTTGCGCATTGAGCGCGAGATATTGTCAAAAGCAGCGGCCTGGTTCGCAGCGGAGACCGACGCGATCCCCAAAAAATCTTCGCGTTCGTAA